In the genome of Brachionichthys hirsutus isolate HB-005 chromosome 23, CSIRO-AGI_Bhir_v1, whole genome shotgun sequence, one region contains:
- the zgc:194930 gene encoding uncharacterized protein zgc:194930, translating into MGSQCCRMIKSYIYEPSEEVDVRKAESSASSQYHPHQLSAGPPRSNSLVHRNSQNQGFHNLGFRKSSDSTLKLEVDNNHHNNIVHGPPRTKELNRQASAPPVEVYIIQPEALGSRWLVLDKGPSQVPVYPDADGYQTQSSYGETVNQVTRNSWDNVVTQFAGGRESLSADETDEGVGGTPEYLCDTGDEGSVLSVDIQTSTTSLSSIDTRDGLRLPKTPDVSTVESGISVMRSEDEGDEGQSVTDSMVAEALAALEAATAGEDFE; encoded by the exons ATGGGGAGCCAATGCTGCCGGATGATAAAAAG CTACATCTACGAGCCCTCTGAGGAAGTGGATGTGAGGAAGGCGGAGTCTTCAGCCAGCTCGCAGTACCACCCTCACCAGCTCTCAGCCGGGCCCCCCAGGAGCAACTCGCTCGTCCACCGCAACAGCCAGAACCAGGGCTTCCACAACCTGGGCTTCCGCAAGTCCAGCGACAGCACGCTGAAACTGGAGGTGGACAACAACCACCACAACAACATAGTGCACGGACCCCCCCGCACCAAGGAGCTGAACCGGCAGGCCAGCGCACCCCCCGTGGAGGTGTACATCATCCAACCCGAAGCCCTGGGATCCAGATGGCTCGTGTTGGACAAAGGGCCGAGCCAGGTGCCCGTCTACCCCGACGCGGACGGGTACCAGACCCAGTCCAGTTACGGCGAAACTGTAAACCAAGTGACGAGGAACAGTTGGGACAACGTCGTCACTCAGTTCGCCGGCGGCAGGGAAAGCCTGTCGGCGGACGAGACAGACGAGGGCGTGGGCGGGACGCCGGAGTACCTGTGCGACACGGGGGACGAGGGGAGCGTCCTGTCGGTGGACATCCAAACCAGCACCACCAGCCTGTCGTCGATCGACACCAGAGACGGGCTCAGACTTCCTAAGACGCCCGACGTCTCCACCGTCGAGAGCGGCATCTCCGTCATGAGAAGCGAAGACGAGGGGGACGAGGGGCAGAGCGTCACAGACTCCATGGTGGCGGAGGCCCTCGCGGCTTTGGAGGCGGCCACGGCCGGCGAGGACTTTGAGTGA
- the rell1 gene encoding RELT-like protein 1, which produces MADSTAVTSNQTTGAGAADSGAAVHKPDYIAFVLVPVFFLLGLLGVVICHVLKRKGYRCTTQPQGGEEEEGVERQQGGDLNDTISENEDTVGRIVHYIMKNEANSDALKAMLHDSVDLDSPPLTPASPGSPSPPMTPISPGAPPGAPKHTCNHLHTIGGSGGDKNICTRCSQKKWPLMTRPSPQKAEHRRSNEVTVLAVGRFRVTKPSRERRTLLMTDSNGSMPTSPTEAEPKSRTTSESQQEQADDGDKEKR; this is translated from the exons ATGGCGGATTCCACTGCGGTCACgt CCAATCAGACGACCGGCGCCGGAGCGGCGGACAGCGGGGCAGCCGTGCACAAACCGGACTACATCGCTTTCGTCCTGGTGCccgtcttcttcctcctggGCCTGCTGGGGGTCGTGATCTGCCACGTGCTGAAGAGGAAGGGTTACCGCTGCACCACTCAGCCCCAGggcggcgaggaagaggaaggcgtgGAACGCCAGCAGGGCGGAG ACCTGAACGACACCATCAGTGAGAACGAGGACACCGTCGGCCGGATCGTCCACTACATCATGAAGAACGAAG CCAACTCAGACGCCCTGAAGGCCATGCTTCACGACAGCGTGGATTTGGACAG CCCGCCTCTCACTCCCGCCTCCCCCGGCAGCCCGTCTCCCCCGATGACTCCCATATCTCCGGGCGCCCCCCCGGGAGCCCCCAAGCACACCTGCAACCACCTGCACACCATTGGCGGCTCGGGCGGCGACAAGAACATCTGCACCCGCTGCAGCCAGAAGAAGTGGCCTCTGATGACGAGGCCGTCGCCGCAGAAGGCGGAGCATCGGCGCAGCAACGAGGTCACCGTCCTGGCTgtgggcag GTTCCGGGTGACCAAGCCGTCCCGGGAGAGGCGGACCCTGCTGATGACAGACTCCAATGGGAGCATGCCGACGTCCCCGACGGAGGCGGAGCCTAAGAGCAGGACGACATCAGAGTCCCAGCAG GAGCAGGCGGACGATGGGGACAAGGAGAAACGGTAG
- the LOC137911701 gene encoding LOW QUALITY PROTEIN: NACHT and WD repeat domain-containing protein 2 (The sequence of the model RefSeq protein was modified relative to this genomic sequence to represent the inferred CDS: inserted 1 base in 1 codon; deleted 1 base in 1 codon), with product MKRMNPRWKSPPMWPSGVGSRQPCXREAALRRAAISGNINALPPHSVPTGRSVRVFISSNPDDTEAERNALKEHVYPKLRDFCRENYGIEFQGLVGEKYGSIRVPGEVESAEFEMILDAAVEAGLDTHILEEWYCRDENSVPPAYYLKPKAQMLKNYQNSMESSSTAKTKNDKAWRNVSEEIKRIFRTAVLQLQEKGTMKSAQAKKFLCSALEDELDFALGKQTPAFLRKCVCYIRKISNFDRFAKLPEMARYMDTVVSGDRVMRNQEAHERLLKVRDEFIPTVVAASNLRVYSSVTHCDMKSGYSQEVESNYVEGLCKQFYEDMVDIIQATVQQNFDTETDPVYDEILQHLSLCKSYVALYRFNSESLDYVQEYLMPSKGSRMSPLVVYGGPCTGKTLLLSEVAKQAYTWLQKEMGPETDPVVIVRFIGSSQLSTDLRTLLQSICEQIALNYHCLIHFLPNKIQELKELLINLLGESSVQRPLVIVLDALEQLSDADEVRKLWWLPIHLPRTVRIVVSTLPNKYGILQKLRHLVHDEDYYVELVQRDRKVCSQTLKQQLLSVKRKVTSGQQIYVNEALAKCTLPMFVNLIYREVVHWRSHKDVDDRSLCSTVHESIEQLFYSVENKLGQRFVFRALGYITMAKAGLTEVELEDILSLDNIVLGDVIVATYLKNPLRISYDLVARLKEELDGYLVERQVRNVTLMVWANRHLHLIAQKLYLSNEEDVHQMHSLLAEYFLGAWSGGRKKIFTYDNNHFTSLNIAHHKNPHHLQQCHEKASSDKYSYDRQTPEQPWVFQCNLLEPDIFFVNHRKMTELVYHLTRSGRTDDLMFGVIMNFSWLYTMIKIGQFEKVLTDIDLAYSYTQEKELKFLATTLRSIKVKVLKSPASLSAELQQRLLPVVTSLPKLRHLLLECDKDGPKYCSIVPLHSSMDVTYSPERLPLCSSYMQIVEILPTLAPNIVIVALEDGSVSTWDIESKQLLRQIDTAKSVVLGIRLTTDEKYLVVATTKNTLLIYDNHKSCLLSEVEIKGSKHGGVTGGVAFINGFTLSTHHALAWLEASKDVNVIDLLYGWPLYQFHCWYEVTCVQCSPDGMYAFCGQYLNTASVFHLGNGDKLATVTSEFSGGFVKSILVLDTLHQMVMIDNEGSLSVWNTKEITSPRLMEDYDCRGDDSEVVGIELSEDQRSILICKARSIEVLDTKVWKMVEKFKAKRSERFVAAVLSKNGQSIVASMENTSSIFVWRRDSGQCMASLIEISGAIVKLIKSVHHNLLLSVASSGVLSVWDIDIITAMSNIDKTGKKIQTLLLSGREDFVFTMDGSEAVHKWNFSTGFIETVFKHEGIVENLVLTSSGDLMVTSDDKSSQYIWQTNTGENIFRINGQRISQLLITHNDQFVVSLCEQNASRVWRLATGHKVCNILVTLQNALITTANTFLVGTSKNKLLAVSLWSGSVSKKFVCDDGITIVSFKLIPDCPDCAVFITSTETIFIWSVAEESVCRRVQLPANFLKNLEDFQISPNGKLGIVSKGDDNVNVLDLHSGKLRLVHAAGIIWRQKLSRDGRYLVYVCFRNCDEDDDAGVVSNLIVMRLADGKSIGTCSLYKTPTFLSVCQRALNIIIGFEDGSIGTYTVVDRVDATLKIKIATSNSRQIVNNASQKVRPKCCNQSFKTIADCVWRESTEVFSRDSPINVSDSGEGESTTPTKKAELLQ from the exons GGCCTGGTAGGAGAAAAGTACGGCAGCATCCGAGTGCCAGGGGAGGTGGAGTCAGCAGAGTTTGAGATGATCTTGGATGCGGCggtggaggcggggctggaCACACACATCTTGGAAGAGTGGTACTGCAGGGATGAAAACTCCGTGCCACCCGCATACTACCTCAAACCCAAAGCCCAAATGCTTAAGAACTACCAGAACTCG ATGGAGTCAAGCAGCACAGCCAAGACCAAGAATGATAAGGCCTGGAGGAATGTGTCAGAGGAGATCAAGAGGATCTTTCGAACGGCGGTGCTGCAGCTTCAGGAAAAGGGGACCATGAAGAGCGCTCAGGCAAAGAAATTCCTTTGCTCCG cctTGGAGGACGAACTTGATTTTGCCCTTGGGAAACAAACGCCAGCCTTTCTCAGGAAATGCGTCTGCTACATTCGCAAGATCTCCAACTTCGACCGCTTCGCCAAACTGCCTGAGATGGCCCGATACATGGACACCGTGGTCAGCGGCGACCGCGTGATGCGCAACCAGGAAGCCCACGAGCGCCTTCTGAAGGTCCGGGACGAGTTCATCCCCACGGTCGTCGCCGCCTCCAACCTCCGCGTCTACTCTTCGGTCACTCACTGCGACATGAAGTCCGGCTACTCCCAGGAAGTGGAGAGCAACTACGTGGAGGGCCTGTGCAAGCAGTTCTACGAGGACATGGTGGACATCATTCAAGCCACGGTCCAGCAGAACTTTGACACGGAGACCGATCCCGTGTACGACGaaatcctgcagcacctgtcctTGTGTAAAAGCTACGTGGCGCTCTACCGGTTCAATTCGGAGTCCTTGGACTATGTCCAAGAGTATCTGATGCCGTCGAAGGGGAGCCGAATGAGCCCTCTGGTGGTCTATGGAGGACCCTGCACCGGGAAGACGCTGCTCCTCTCTGAGGTTGCCAAACAG gcgTATACTTGGCTGCAGAAAGAGATGGGCCCTGAAACTGACCCGGTGGTCATTGTTCGTTTCATTGGCTCCAGTCAGCTCTCCACAGACCTACGCACTCTCCTCCAGAGCATTTGTGAACAGATTGCATTAAACTACCACTGCCTGATTCACTTTTTGCCTAACAAGATCCAGGAGTTGAAGGAGCTGCTGATAAATCTTCTCGGGGAATCCTCAGTCCAAAGGCCCTTGGTCATTGTCCTGGACGCCCTGGAGCAGCTCTCGGATGCGGATGAAGTTCGTAAACTGTGGTGGCTACCCATACACCTGCCTCGGACAGTCCGGATTGTAGTCTCAACTTTGCCCAATAAGTATGGCATTTTGCAGAAGCTTCGACACCTCGTCCATGATGAGGATTATTATGTAGAGTTGGTCCAGAGAGACCGCAAGGTCTGCAGCCAAACATTGAAACAGCAGCTGCTGAGCGTGAAAAGGAAAGTCACCTCAGGGCAACAAATCTATGTCAACGAGGCACTTGCCAAGTGTACATTGCCAATGTTTGTCAATCTCATCTACAGAGAAGTAGTTCATTGGAGGTCTCACAAAGATGTGGATGACAGGTCCCTGTGCTCTACAGTACATGAAAGCATAGAACAGCTCTTCTACTCAGTGGAGAATAAGCTAGGCCAGCGATTTGTATTCAGAGCATTAGGATATATCACTATGGCCAAGGCTGGGCTGACTGAGGTAGAGCTAGAAGATATCCTGTCCCTTGATAACATAGTTCTCGGTGATGTTATTGTGGCGACGTATCTCAAAAACCCTCTGAGGATCTCTTATGACTTGGTTGCGAGGCTCAAAGAGGAGCTGGATGGTTACCTGGTTGAACGTCAGGTACGTAACGTCACTTTGATGGTCTGGGCCAACAGGCACCTGCATCTCATTGCCCAGAAGCTGTATCTCAGCAATGAAGAGGACGTCCATCAAATGCACAGCCTCTTGGCTGAGTACTTCCTGGGTGCATGGTCAGGAGGCAGGAAGAAGATCTTCACTTATGACAACAACCATTTCACTTCTCTGAATATAGCTCATCACAAAAACCCCCACCATCTTCAGCAGTGCCATGAAAAAGCATCTTCTGACAAGTACTCGTATGACAGGCAGACCCCCGAGCAGCCTTGGGTGTTCCAGTGCAATCTTTTGGAACCCGACATTTTCTTTGTCAACCACAGGAAGATGACGGAGCTGGTTTACCACCTTACCAGGAGTGGTCGCACCGATGACTTGATGTTTGGCGTTATCATGAACTTTAGCTGGCTATACACGATGATCAAGATCGGCCAATTTGAAAAGGTTTTAACAGACATTGACCTAGCATACAGCTACACCCAAGAAAAAGAACTGAAGTTTCTGGCCACCACCCTCCGTAGCATTAAGGTGAAAGTGTTAAAGAGCCCAGCATCGCTGTCTGCTGAACTGCAGCAAAGGCTTCTACCAGTTGTCACCTCCCTCCCCAAGCTCCGACACCTCCTCCTAGAGTGTGACAAAGATGGCCCGAAATACTGCTCTATTGTGCCTCTCCATTCCTCTATGGACGTAACCTATAGTCCAGAGAGGCTTCCTCTGTGCTCGAGCTACATGCAGATTGTGGAGATCTTGCCCACTCTAGCCCCCAACATAGTTATTGTAGCCCTGGAAGATGGGTCAGTCAGCACCTGGGATATAGAGAGCAAACAGCTTCTAAGACAGATTGACACCGCCAAATCTGTAGTGCTGGGAATCAGGCTAACTACTGACGAAAAGTATCTGGTTGTGGCTACAACCAAAAACACGCTGCTTATCTATGATAATCACAAGTCTTGCCTTTTATCTGAGGTTGAAATTAAGGGGTCCAAACACGGTGGTGTGACTGGTGGAGTGGCTTTCATCAATGGTTTCACTTTGTCCACTCATCATGCTCTGGCTTGGCTTGAAGCCAGTAAAGATGTCAATGTCATTGACCTTCTCTACGGTTGGCCTCTCTACCAGTTCCATTGCTGGTATGAGGTGACTTGCGTCCAGTGCTCCCCAGATGGAATGTATGCCTTCTGCGGCCAGTACCTCAACACTGCGTCCGTCTTTCATCTGGGAAATGGAGACAAGTTGGCCACCGTAACGTCTGAGTTTTCTGGGGGCTTTGTCAAGTCCATTCTAGTTCTAGACACCCTTCATCAGATGGTAATGATTGACAATGAAGGCAGTTTGTCAGTATGGAACACCAAAGAGATCACCAGCCCACGACTCATGGAAGATTATGATTGTAGAGGGGACGATAGTGAAGTGGTGGGCATTGAGCTGTCTGAAGACCAGCGGTCCATTCTCATTTGTAAGGCTAGAAGTATCGAGGTTCTAGATACAAAAGTATGGAAAATGGTTGAGAAATTCAAAGCCAAACGTTCAGAGCGCTTCGTGGCTGCTGTTCTCTCCAAGAATGGACAAAGCATTGTAGCCTCCATGGAGAacacctcctccatctttgtCTGGAGGCGAGACAGTGGACAATGCATGGCTAGCCTGATTGAGATCTCAGGGGCTATTGTCAAACTCATCAAATCAGTCCACCACAACCTGCTTCTCTCGGTTGCCAGCAGTGGAGTGTTGTCGGTCTGGGACATTGACATCATCACGGCTATGTCCAATATCGACAAAACAGGCAAAAAGATCCAAACTTTACTGCTGTCTGGCAGAGAGGATTTTGTGTTTACAATGGATGGTTCAGAAGCTGTACACAAGTGGAACTTCAGCACTGGCTTCATTGAGACAGTCTTTAAACATGAGGGTATTGTTGAGAACCTTGTCCTAACTTCCTCAGGGGATCTCATGGTAACATCAGATGACAAGTCCTCTCAGTACATTTGGCAAACCAACACGGGAGAAAACATCTTCCGCATCAACGGACAGCGAATATCACAGCTGCTAATCACACATAATGACCAGTTTGTGGTGTCCCTCTGCGAACAAAATGCTTCTAGAGTTTGGAGGCTTGCAACCGGCCACAAAGTGTGCAACATTTTGGTCACTCTCCAGAACGCACTGATCACCACCGCCAACACTTTCCTTGTGGGAACCTCCAAAAATAAGCTCCTTGCTGTCAGTCTGTGGTCAGGCAGCGTGTCTAAGAAGTTTGTCTGTGATGACGGCATTACCATTGTCAGCTTCAAGCTCATTCCTGACTGCCCCGACTGTGCGGTGTTCATCACATCCACAGAGACCATCTTCATCTGGAGCGTGGCAGAGGAGTCGGTCTGCAGGCGAGTACAACTGCCTGCCAACTTCCTCAAAAACCTAGAGGACTTCCAGATCTCACCTAATGGGAAGCTTGGAATTGTCTCCAAAGGTGATGACAATGTTAATGTCCTGGATCTCCACAGCGGGAAGCTGAGGCTTGTCCATGCTGCTGGCATCATCTGGCGTCAGAAGTTATCAAGAGACGGGCGCTATCTGGTCTATGTGTGTTTCCGTaactgtgatgaagatgatgatgctggtgtcgTGTCCAATCTGATTGTGATGCGCCTCGCTGATGGGAAGAGCATTGGCACATGTTCTCTGTACAAGACACCCACATTCCTGTCCGTCTGCCAGCGAGCTCTTAACATCATCATCGGTTTTGAAGATGGCAGCATAGGCACATATACAGTCGTGGATCGAGTGGATGCCACCCTCAAGATAAAGATAGCCACCTCCAACAGTCGACAGATTGTCAACAACGCCTCGCAGAAGGTGCGCCCCAAGTGCTGCAACCAGTCCTTCAAGACCATTGCAGACTGCGTTTGGAGGGAGTCAACGGAGGTCTTCTCCAGAGACAGCCCAATCAACGTGTCCGACTCCGGGGAGGGCGAGTCAACCACGCCTACGAAAAAGGCCGAACTGCTGCAATGA